The genomic window agaaacaagaagCAAAACCAAAAACTCAAGCAAAACCCTACTAAAAACTGTCCCGTCTCTTTCTCCCTTCGAGTGGAATCCCAACAAGTCTTCTGTTTCTGCTGCTGCTCCGTTTTCAAAGATGCTGAGTAACGGGCGTGGACATGGTGGAAAGCATGTGTACGACGGAGTTTTTGGTGGTGGCGGTGGTGGTGCAGTGAAGCCTGGGAGTCGCGTGGAGGATTACAGAGAGATTTTTGGTGGGTTTGGTGCCACTGGTTCTTCGATTCCGATTCTTGATGTTCCCGAGCTGAACGAGAATGGTAATGTTTCTTCTGTTGGTGCCCAAAGGATTGATTACGCCAAGATTTTTGGTGGTTTTGGAGATGCTGATTTTGGCCTGCCTCTTGAAGAATTCCTTGCTAAACCAAAGAAAGTCAAGAGTTCTATCAATGGAACTCGGTATGTATGGACTTTAAACTTTTCCtttattatctattttagtttcaaaatttcGATTTTTTCCTTTGAGGGAAAGGAAGGGAAGGGTGTGTTTTGAAGTTCTATAAGTAAAAATTTGAAtctataattatgaaaataaggTAGAATTTAAGGATTTCGTGGTTTAGACTTGAAGCTGTGCTTGGTTTAGTTTTAGTAAAGCAAGCATGGAAATTTGTAAAGAAGCGATGACGTAATGTGCTTGCTTGGTTTAAAACTGGAAAGAGCTTGTAACAGGGGTGTTTTTTTGCTTTCCAAGGAAGGGAGGAAACTTTTCCCTTATCAAATCCGAACACCTTTTTTTCTTAGCTGATAGTCCTTAAGCTAACCAAAGGAATAGCTGGTGCACTACTAAAAGGCTCCCTCAAATTGTTAATGAAGTTCGTTGATTGTTTGGTTATCTTGACAGTTGAATGGATTTGTTGATGGTGTATTCAACTTGTAGAGGtgggaaatgatttttttttttatatatatataatcctggGCCCAAAATTGTGTAGGTCTCCAGCTGAAGCAGGGTCGCGGAATGCGGGGTCAAAACATTCTAAtgtttcaaaagatcaaaaaggTTCATCACCTGAACCATCTTTCCAGAGGTTTGGTGGCGTGAAACAGTTTAATGTGTCTTATAATAAAAGCAACCCAGGAAACAAAAATGGGACAAATGGAATGACACATGTTGCTCAACTCCATGCAGTTCCTGGTTATACTTTTTTAGTTGATGAAGTCACTCCCTCAAAGATGGCTGAAGGTGGCAAGCCAGCACGATCAGCATTAGATGATGCTTGTCTCAATGTTAATGGCAGCAAGAGCGTGAAGGAAGATGCAGCTCGCAGGAAAGCTGTGTCAGGTCCACAGCCCAGCATCGACACGCATACTTTTAGAAGTCTTGCTGAATTTCAGAAGAAATCAAGTCGACCTAGATCCATGTCGAATGATATGCCATTTGATGCATTTGAAATTGGCCTAGGTAGACATCCACCTTCAAGTTCACCATCTAACTCCAGTTATAATAATGGTGGTGAAAATACATCAATGAATTCAAAGTTTGGCGTTTCTAGAAATGATGCTTCCAGAGATGCATTGGGTGATTATTCACCAGCTTTCTCTGATGAGGAAATAGATGCAAATTCAGATGCTGCCGCCTCAGTAGCTGCACTTAGAAAGGCAATAGAGGAGGctcaaatgaaaattaaaattgcaaaagaattgatggagagaaagaaagaggggcTTCAAAATCGTGCAAAGACAAGCTTTAATAACGGCTGGAAAGCTCAGAAAAGTGGGGTTAAAACTGCAGAAAGATCAAAAAGATCCAATGAGCTGGGGGATCAGGAAATGCATGAAAAAGAGGATACTCCAAAGCAAGTAATTACTGGCTTACCAGAGCATAATGTGACAAAAGCAAGCCAACTACCCCAGAGTTTTGAAGATGAGAAGAAATCTTCTTTTGCTAATAATGTTGTTAGAAAAACACACAGCATGGAATCCAAATCAACTCGAACGGATAGTAGACTGGAAGAAGCAGAAGACTGGGAGTCAACAGAAGAGTTTTTTGAAGCTGCGGACTATGAGGAGCACAGGGAGATGCCATCAGAATATGAGGAGGCAGGCAATGCAGAGAAAATGGTGTCATATgatcatgaaaataaatggagAGAGAAGATGACtgcagaagaaaaaatcaaaatgccaGAGCGTGGCGAGGAAACTTTTAAGGAGCACAAGGTCGAGAGAGAACTAAGTTCAGAAGAGTTTTTTGAAGCTGCGGACTATGAGGAGCACAGGGAGATGCCATCAGAATATGAGGCAGGCAATGCAGAGAAAATGGTGTCATATgatcatgaaaataaatggagAGAGAAGATGACagcagaagaaaaaataaagacgCCAGAGTGCGGCGAGGAAGCTTTTAAGGAGCACAAGGTCGAGAGAGAACTAAGTTCAGAAGAGTTTTTTGAAGCTGCAGACTATGAGGAGCACAGGGAGATGCCATCAGAATATGAGGAGGCAGGCAATGCAGAGAAAATGGTGTCATATgatcatgaaaataaatggagAGAGAAGATGACagcagaagaaaaaataaagacaccAGAGTGTGGCGAGGAAACTTTTAAGGAGTACAAGGTCGAGAGAGAACTAAATTCAGTGGTAGGAGCATTTCAGTGGAATTTATATGCAAACTTCGTTAAGCCAGCTGGAGAGCTTCATAACCAGGAAGAAAACGAGGAGAAAATGAGAATTTCTAACAATCATGAAGAAGCTGAGCAAACATCTATAGTGTCTGATGATTGGGAAGACTGTGAAACTAAGCTGGAAAAACTTCACCACCCTTACAAAAAAGCAGAATTTCCAATCCGGGAGTTCGAGGAGAACGGAGAAATGAAGGAACTAAAAGATGCTCAGGACTCGGTGGAAACTGAGAAGAAACAAAGGGAGGCACTAGATCATAAGGAAATGGAGAATAGATCAGATGAAGTTCCTATTACGGACGATGAGTATGATGGAAGCCTCGATGATATATATGAGAAAGAAGCAAATGTGGAGGGACAGCAAGAAGACTGGGACAGGGTAGAATGTGGAATGAAACAAGGTGGTTGGaacctaaaagaaaatgaggagaaacaaaatgatttgcaCAGGGGAGAAATATCAGGTGAAGATGGTGGGATAGAAGGGAGTGCGAAGCTGGAAGAACTCAAGGAGGATGAAGAGATACTCAAAAGAAGTGACCAgatgaatgaaattgagaagagaggagaaaagaTGTGTGAAGGGATAGAAACTGAGAGGATAAGATCAGAGAGTCATCAGGGGGGAGAAGATAGAAAGGCCATGGAAGTGACTGAACAGTCCTTAAGATATGAGGGGGGCAATCTTGAAACTGCGAAGGATGAGCAGGAAAAAAAGAACCTAGGTGAGAGTGACAATGCCTGGGGACGCACTACAAACTTTGCTGCTGGGGATTTAAAGACACAGGTTCTTACTGCCGAGGAGAATGGAAGGCTAATGGAGGTAACTGAATTTTCTCCTCTGTTACAAGGGACTGAACAGGAGTCAAAGGCAGTCAAAGACGCAAACAGTCCGGAGGAACAGGATTGTGAAATTGCTTGCTTGGCTCAAGGTTTCATTGGACTTGATAGGATCAAGAAGCAAACTGCAGATGTAACTGAGGATCTTCTTATTGGCGAAAATGGGGTATATTTTGGTGAAAATGACGTTAACtttgaaaacaagcaaaatcATCATGTAACAGAATACAAGAGCATGCCTAATCAGGAAAAATGCGTTGAAGATGTTACTATTGAATTGGATGATAATGGTGATGTTGATATTTGTGAACCTGAAGTTCACGCTATTAATGAAGAAAGTGAGAAGAGTTCGATATCCTCTCATAATGAAAGATGGTCCAGTGATGAGACAGAATCACTTTGTGATCCAGAGTGCTGTATTGAAGAAGCTGCTTGTGAATTTGGAGAAAATAACAACGATATCAATGAGTCTGAAGTTACAGCAAATCACGAGAATTCTTTTGAATCTTCTCATGATGATAGATGGGTAGATAATGGTATCAATACCAAAGCAAGTCAGCAACCTTGTATATTTAAAGGGCAAGGGGAGATCACAGAGAAATCCGTGGAAGAGGAATTAAGCCAAAGCACCAGCAAGAAAGAGGAGAATTGTTGCAAAAACCTGGCAATGGAAGAGAAGGAATGTGAAGATGATTTGAGAAAGGAAGTGGAGGTGGAAAAGAAacacttaaagaaaaaggaaaaaatgaaagagggggaagtagaaagagaaaaggagagaatagCTGTTGAAAGGGCAATACGAGAAGCGCGCGAAAGGGCTTTTGCAGAAGCCCGAGAAAGGGCTGCTATCGAGAGAGCAGCTGCAGAAGCTCATCAAAGGTCAAAGGCTGAGGTCCGAGAAAGGCTAGAGAAGGCTCCTTCAGAAGCTAATAATAAGTCAGCTGCTGAGAAGGCTTCTTCTGAAGCCAAACTAAAAGCTGAACGTGCTGCAGTAGAGAGAGCAACTGCAGAGGCCAGGCAGCGTGCCCTAGAAAAAGCGTTGTCTGAGAAGGCTGCTTTTGAGGCAAGAAATCAGGCTGAAAAGTCTACAGCTGAGAGACTTTCAAGCATTTCAAAAGCTAACGGGATGAATTCCAGAGCAAGTGTCTTTACTTATATTTTCCTAGCTCCTTTTGTTATCCATAAAAGCTTTCTGCATGGAAAATTAACAGTTGTGGAATTTCTAGCAGGATAAACAATACAACGACCCAGGTCCTTCTAGCAGTTCAAGATATCCTGGATCTTCAAATCATGGTGGTATGTAACATTTTGAAGTACCCCTCATACGATGTATAGAAGGCATTATCATTTCATAAGGATATTAGACTCCTCTCGCTTCTATGATGCTCCTAAGCAATTCATGTTTTGCTTTGTGATTTCCCCACTCAACAGAAAGTGCTAATGGAGGTAATGGTGAATCAGCAGCTCAAAGGAGTAAAGCCACGTTGGAAAGGCATCAAAGAACAGCAGAGCGTGCGGTAAGCTCCTGCACCCGATTCAGATATAGAGATTAATTTTTCTGACTTCTAAGAAGCATGCTTCTGTTTTTGGTCTCTTCCAGGCAAAAGCTCTCGCAGAGAAGAACATGCGGGATCTTCTTGCTCAAAAAGAGCAGGCGGAGAGAAATGTAATCAGCTGCACAAATAAGATTAGAAAATATTTCCagttatatttagtttttattacttttctCACTGTCTTTTACTGAATATCACTGGCAGAGACTGGCAGAGACTTTGGATGCTGATGTCAAGAGATGGTCTAGTGGGAAGGAGAGAAACTTGCGTGCTCTTCTTTCAACACTGCAATATGTGTGTAGAAACCTTTCTGCTTATACCCGATACATTATGTGTTatgattttctaaatttattgaCTAAATCATCTTACCTGCTAACTTATCCACGGTCACTTTTCCCgtgcttgtttttgtttctagCTCTTAATACATCATAAAttatagattgattttttttataatatttaaaataaaaatccagtTGTGCACAAATGGGATTAATTCTGAGTGCTATCACCTTGaagctgcttcttttttttgaacTGGATTTCCCTTGCTTGCAGATCCTTTGCCCTGATAGTGGCTGGCAGTCAATTCCTTTAACTGAGCTTGTTTCAAGCACTGCTGTGAAGAAAGCTTATCGAAAGGCCACTCTATTTGTTCATCCTGACAAGTTGCAGCAACGAGGTGCAAGCATACAACAGAAATACATCTGCGAGAAGGTTTTTGATCTTCTAAAGGTGGGCTACTGTTCCCTCCTCCTTAAAGCAAAATTATCTGTAGCCTGTCATGACCAAGTTAGTAGTCCTGCATTCATATTACTCTTTAAAGTGGGGATAAGAAACTAAAAGCATGACGAAGAATCGCAGACGTCTTGATAGGTCTTCAACTTTAAAATCGGCACTTGACAACATATTTCATTTAGGATTGAAACAGAGCCATAATGCCATACTGTTATGCTTTTCATTCTTTTACCCGTTCTGGGTTTTTAAAgtgatattttctttgttttttgtggtCCCAGGATGCCTGGAACAAACTCAGTGCAGAAGAACGGTAGACAATGTCAACCCTCATCCTTAAGGTTTCCTTTACTGTAGACATGATCCACAACCAAATTTGTAATCCTCAATCCTTCACTGTAGGCAATACACACCCACCTTCGTATCCTTGGTCCGCAATGCCTAAATTCTTGCAgtaggtaaattcttgtattgCATTCATTTGCCCATGTATTCAATTTCAAAGCTGTCAAAAGGGGTGCGTTGCTGTTAATCTGCCCATTGTTTGATACTAGATTTCATGACAAAAAGGGGATTTCAGGCATAGATGAAATATGCAGAGACTGAAAAACGTCGAAACTGGCAATGGTAACAAAATTGCAGCTACCTTTATTGGATAAGCTCctcccaagaaaaataatacgcCTTACATGATTATAAAGTTTAACCATGATAATGAAGTTCCTAGCGTCTCACATCAACGAAAAACAAATGCGCACCGATCCACCCCGCATAAGATTCTACGCCTCTTCAAATTGAAAAACGTAGCTAGTTAGGTACTTCGGAATTTGGGTATGGCTGATCCGAGATCACCATCAATGCACGAGCAGCTTTATAGCTTCGTCATGCATATGCTCGGGTATACCCCAGATCTGAAAGAAAGGATGTTAAATATGGATTTGCGAAGAATGGAAATTTGACGCTGACGATGGTAGCTCAAACTGGCAGCCAGATAACTGTGTTCCTTTGAAAGAACATACTGGTAACGCCCAAAAGTTCCAACCACAGTGATGAAGTACCGTCTTCTCAGTTCACACCATTTTACAACCAAAAGGGAGAGACAAAATAGGCAGAGCTACGGGTTCTACCCACAATCCTAAAACTATTCAAACTGAAATGAAATTGACTGGATTAGGCATGCTGATACGAGATTACAAACCAAGCGCGTGTAACATTATAGCATTCTGTGCATGCATGCGATTCTCAGCTTGTGGAAAGACTATGGAGTTCGGAGCTTCAATGACACCATCAGTAACCTCCACACCCCTTTCAGCTGGTAAACAATGCATGAAATAAGCTTTTGGGCCAGCCAACTTCATCAGATTTTCGTCCACCTGCAATATATTGCATTGAAAAATGGAAATCAGGAACTAAGATCCGcactaaaataaattcaagaattcactGTAGGCCTAATCTTGTGCATCACTGCAAAACAGATCTTTAGGAGAgttcaaaatgaagtgattgcAAGCACACAGAAGGTTTGCAAACTTGGTGGCAGGCAATATCATGGGTGTTTCTCAGATTCAACAGGGAATAGAAAGAAACATAGTAAAATGTATAGACATGAAATTAGCAATGTCTTAATTggattttacttattttctgcACGAGAAGCTTAAAACATTTATAATCAATAGTTTGGGAAAGGCGGTCTATATACCTGAAATCCTTGAAATACTTGGCGACGGTGTGCAGCCTCTTCCTTTTGCCCCATGCTGGCCCACACATCAGAGTACACCACATCAGCTCCTCTAACAGCTTCCTGTGGGTCATTAGTAATCTCGATCTTGCTGATTCCAGCCTGTTGTGCCTTCTGTACGGTTTTTGCATCTGGTTCAAAACCTTTAGGGCAAGCACAGACAAAGTGGAAAGGAATCACAGCTGCCAACAGCAGCCAAGAGTGTACAATGTTATTCCCATCCCCAACATATACAACCTGAATTTGTAGCCGTGGACAGTCAGGTTAGAATCGTATGCAACCGAACCATgcatatacaaaataaaactacATTAAAAGCACGATGAACTAACCTTAGTTCCTTCCAACCGGCCAACATGTTCAATTATGGTGAGGGCATCAGCCATTATTTGGCAAGGATGGTTATAGTCAGTCAGGCCATTAATAACAGGCACTGTTGCATGTTTTGCCAGATCAAGAATGTCCTGAAAAAGAACAAGCAGCTGCTTTTGCAAATATCCTCATGCAaggaaaaatcttaaaaactaacttaaaaacaacacaaaatccCTGACCACTTGCTTGTTTTCAAGCCACAAACCTTAATCGAATTCTGCACAATTCAGTTTATGCAACCCCACATACATGAAAGGAATTAACTATCAGAAGGAATTTACCATAAACATAAGAAACTCACCAGCATACCTGATGAGCAAAAACACGTGCCATAATTATATCGTTATAGCGTGACAAAACACGAGCAACATCACGAGTTTCCTCTCGTTTACCCATCTGGATATCATCAGGCCCTAAATATATAGCATGGCCTCCAAGTAGGAAAAATCCAGTCTCAAATGAAACTCGTGTCCTCATGGACGGTTTCGCAAAGATCATAGCCATTGTCTTCCCTTTAAATGGAAGGAATGTCCTGTCTCCAGATTTTATCACTGCCTTGACTTCTGCAGCCCGGTCTAAGATCTTCATAATAGTCGCTTTGTCAAAATCACTGATGTGCAGAAAATCCTCCATCCCTGCTTTTGCTGTAAAATATGGAACAAAATATGACAAGACATAAAAGCTGTAAAATATCTTGCTGTAGACTACGAATTGCAGGACGTGGTATTTGAATTCGAGTAAGATAGACATTGAAATGTTCTATtaattaggttaaaaaaaacctttgcgGCTTCAAAAAAGGTCCTCCGATCTAATCCAAACATTTCTTGGAACGTATCAAGAATCTAGTGCGACTCCAAATACCTAATCTATCAACAACCTAAAAACATTTCTTCATCTATCAATACTTTCCAAATCCAAACCCTAATTCCTGCATTCTCCTTATCAAACAATGCCTAAAACCTAATTCCAACTAAACATACAACTGATTAAACAAATAGCTGCACACGAAATGACATTTGGACGACAATAAAGAAAGAACATCACATCACAGAATGAAACGGACCTGGACCGTTGACGGaagatggaggaggaggagaagtaGCAGAGGATGAGGAAATCTGGCACGAGATTCTTCCACGACTAGCTCGAGACGGCACCGACACGGCTGAGAAGCGGGAGCATCGAGAGAGAGGAGTGGTGGACAAAGCAGAAGatgaagaggagagagagactTTTTTCGATGGAACTGCGCAGTGACAAGAAATCGCCGccattgtttttggttttctgCGAAGAGAGTCTGTTACAGTGAGTCAGTCGGAGACTAGAGAGTGAGTGGTGCGGTTTAGGGGAGGGTcggtttataaataaatatatatgacCAGCTTACGTAAATGCCCCTGGATTGCCTAGCCACGGCGTCGTTTCTTTTCCCCATCTTAACAAGTTAACTGGGCCTAGATGCTGTTATTTGGACCTTAGGAGTTTTATTTTGAGCTATGGGCTCCGTACTTTGGCACTTCATGCTGGTTCAATAATGAAACCACACCGTTTTAAGGCatgttaaaatttatattttccatGGAAGATAGCTtgataaatttgatgaaaaattttgatgaaaaatttttgataataaattTCAGCAAGCAAGAATAGTGCATGAGCAGTTGGAacttatttgagaaaaaaagtgcATGAAACTGGCAATCAACTGGGCAATAATAGCCTTGCACTACAAGCATGGTACAGAAAAGCCCTCTGAGGCAACTCAAATTAAAAGGCAGAACATGGACACACCAAAATTATTGCAGACTGCATAGCTTGTGCCATTGACAATCATCTAATTAATAAACTAAAGGGCCTCAGAATCGGCAGGGACCCTTCCGTTTTCTTTGCTTTCCTCAACGGCTTGTTTTTCATGAGAAAGGGGAATTGGTCCCTTTTCTCTGCATGTTTCCACAGCACCTACGAGCTTGTCCTCGGCGGCTTGTTTTTCATGGGAAAGGGGAATTAGTCCCTTTTCTCTGCATGTTTCCACGGCACCTGCGAACATTTCCTCCAAGCTGTATTTGAACTCAAAGCCCAAGTCCAGCAGCTTTTTGGACGAGAAGACAACACTCGCCAAATCCTCGTCGATGTCTTTGAACCTGATCACAACAGTGCTTTGATTAATTATCCCggatatagaaaagaaattactATAAAGATTTATGGTTGTGTTAGGTGAGAGGCTAACTTAGCAGGAACGTTATATTTTGGGTATTTTTCTCTGAGTAATTTGGCAAGATCATGAATGGTGGCTTCATGCGAGGAACAGATGTAGCGGCCCTCTGCTTTTGGATTCTCAAACAAAACTATATGAGCTCTGCAGAGGTCATCCAAGTGTACATAATTCCCCTGCTTTATAATTCCATAATGGGCTTCGTTTCCTGTCGCCACAAGAGAAATATTACCCTCTGTGTCACATTTAAGAAcagtaaattaataataattagcaCAAAAATGGGAAGGAGATATCAGATATACCAGTGATCAGAGAAAGGGCAGTTATAAGACTTGGTGGCATTGAATGCATGATGAATGGGCCAACAACAAGAGGTGGTATGACGCTGATAAAATCCAGGTTATTCTCTTTAGCATACTTCCATGCAGCTTGCTCAGCAAGAGTCTTGGACACAAAGTACATCTGGTCACcaaggtaaatttttttaaaataattatattgttagAATTTGAGAGTTGAATTTATGCAGCAAAGGAAAGAAAGGggaaattaaattgtttgatagTACTAACCCATCCAGTCATTTTTACGGTCTGAACAAATTCCAAATCACTCCAGCAGCTTTCATCATACACTGGTTTTTTGTGTTCTTCAACATCCACAGTTCCTGCTGATGATGTGAATACTATCCTTCTAACAGTTTTTGCTTTGGCACATGCTTTCATGATGTCCAGCACCCCATTGATTGTAGGCTTGATCACCTCATTCTGCCAAAGAGGAAAAATATCTTAGAACATGATGATTCTGTATATTGATGTTAATTAAAGCAATAGCTGGATGATTTCCAGTTTAATTCCAGTATCCTTTTCTAGCAATAGTAATGTGACCACCATATTAGCTTTTcgaaagtaattttgaaaaaaattaaaaaattttatttttttaatttaaaattaatatttttttagtattttcagattattttgctgtatttatataacaaataattttttaaaataaaaaatattattttaatatattttgacaaTCTTacttaataacaataattaatctAGAAATAATGCTCGCATCGCCATTGGCAGAGAGCTATGACCATTTCCCAAGCTTGCAAAGTTAGAAATCATACCTCAGGGTCCTTGGACTCAAAATCCATGGGAGTGGCAACATGGAACACACCCGTGCACCCTTGAACTGCTTCATCAAAACTCCCTTCTACAGAAAGATCAGCTTTCCATAAAGTCAAGTGGGTATCAGCCTTGGGCAATTCCAGCAAATGCTTCACCTTCCTTGTGTTATCTATCAACGAGCAATTgttgagaaaatattataaaccaAAGCTGTAAAAgaaatcatttaattataaGATGGTTTGAACGAGGCTAACCAGGGTCACGGACGGTGGCTCGGACCGTATAACCTTTCTCTAGGAGTCTCATTACGAGCCATGATCCGATGAAGCCAGAGGCACCGGTTACACAAACAGTTTCAACTTCTACTCCCATGTTTAATTCTCAAGCTGATGATGAGTAGTAACGGGGTCAGCTAGGAAATTGAAAGCAAGTAAGGTACGGTGTGTAATAATGCTAATCTCAgcgttgatttgtttttttatagacacACTCTGCTTCTTGGCCCACCACTTTCTTTGTCCTATCCGACCTACCTAACACATTTCAGCATTTCAGTTTCATCAGAGATCCCAGCGGCGATCAGCTAGGCTAACGGTCTTACCTCGTGCAGAATGGGGGTTGCAGCTGCTTACTTTATTTGTCTTTTGCAATTCtaacataatttaataatatctcgACCAATCGATATTAACcacatcttaaaaaattattgaacatgATCATAATTGATTAAAGATTTTATTtggaatcaatttaaaattaattatgatctTATTtagtaatttatcaaaatatatttagaataattttgttgtgatttttcTAATGATATCGAGTATGTCTAAAACGGATCTTTGGTTTGTCcttgataaattattattttatcttttattttttctcttatcagatcaccttgtatctttagtcattatatgtttaattttattttttagttattaaattttcataaaattttaagtttattttttataattttaattactttgtaaaagaaagaacatcactacataactattatttttaattgcagtCATGTATAGAATTGATATTAGAAAATATGGATGTGTTCCACCGTTATTTTCAATAGTAATTATATATagaatcaatattgaaaaatataattattttcc from Populus trichocarpa isolate Nisqually-1 chromosome 5, P.trichocarpa_v4.1, whole genome shotgun sequence includes these protein-coding regions:
- the LOC7454366 gene encoding auxilin-like protein 1 isoform X5 codes for the protein MLSNGRGHGGKHVYDGVFGGGGGGAVKPGSRVEDYREIFGGFGATGSSIPILDVPELNENGNVSSVGAQRIDYAKIFGGFGDADFGLPLEEFLAKPKKVKSSINGTRSPAEAGSRNAGSKHSNVSKDQKGSSPEPSFQRFGGVKQFNVSYNKSNPGNKNGTNGMTHVAQLHAVPGYTFLVDEVTPSKMAEGGKPARSALDDACLNVNGSKSVKEDAARRKAVSGPQPSIDTHTFRSLAEFQKKSSRPRSMSNDMPFDAFEIGLGRHPPSSSPSNSSYNNGGENTSMNSKFGVSRNDASRDALGDYSPAFSDEEIDANSDAAASVAALRKAIEEAQMKIKIAKELMERKKEGLQNRAKTSFNNGWKAQKSGVKTAERSKRSNELGDQEMHEKEDTPKQVITGLPEHNVTKASQLPQSFEDEKKSSFANNVVRKTHSMESKSTRTDSRLEEAEDWESTEEFFEAADYEEHREMPSEYEEAGNAEKMVSYDHENKWREKMTAEEKIKMPERGEETFKEHKVERELSSEEFFEAADYEEHREMPSEYEAGNAEKMVSYDHENKWREKMTAEEKIKTPECGEEAFKEHKVERELNSVVGAFQWNLYANFVKPAGELHNQEENEEKMRISNNHEEAEQTSIVSDDWEDCETKLEKLHHPYKKAEFPIREFEENGEMKELKDAQDSVETEKKQREALDHKEMENRSDEVPITDDEYDGSLDDIYEKEANVEGQQEDWDRVECGMKQGGWNLKENEEKQNDLHRGEISGEDGGIEGSAKLEELKEDEEILKRSDQMNEIEKRGEKMCEGIETERIRSESHQGGEDRKAMEVTEQSLRYEGGNLETAKDEQEKKNLGESDNAWGRTTNFAAGDLKTQVLTAEENGRLMEVTEFSPLLQGTEQESKAVKDANSPEEQDCEIACLAQGFIGLDRIKKQTADVTEDLLIGENGVYFGENDVNFENKQNHHVTEYKSMPNQEKCVEDVTIELDDNGDVDICEPEVHAINEESEKSSISSHNERWSSDETESLCDPECCIEEAACEFGENNNDINESEVTANHENSFESSHDDRWVDNGINTKASQQPCIFKGQGEITEKSVEEELSQSTSKKEENCCKNLAMEEKECEDDLRKEVEVEKKHLKKKEKMKEGEVEREKERIAVERAIREARERAFAEARERAAIERAAAEAHQRSKAEVRERLEKAPSEANNKSAAEKASSEAKLKAERAAVERATAEARQRALEKALSEKAAFEARNQAEKSTAERLSSISKANGMNSRDKQYNDPGPSSSSRYPGSSNHGESANGGNGESAAQRSKATLERHQRTAERAAKALAEKNMRDLLAQKEQAERNRLAETLDADVKRWSSGKERNLRALLSTLQYILCPDSGWQSIPLTELVSSTAVKKAYRKATLFVHPDKLQQRGASIQQKYICEKVFDLLKDAWNKLSAEER
- the LOC7454366 gene encoding auxilin-like protein 1 isoform X9, with the translated sequence MLSNGRGHGGKHVYDGVFGGGGGGAVKPGSRVEDYREIFGGFGATGSSIPILDVPELNENGNVSSVGAQRIDYAKIFGGFGDADFGLPLEEFLAKPKKVKSSINGTRSPAEAGSRNAGSKHSNVSKDQKGSSPEPSFQRFGGVKQFNVSYNKSNPGNKNGTNGMTHVAQLHAVPGYTFLVDEVTPSKMAEGGKPARSALDDACLNVNGSKSVKEDAARRKAVSGPQPSIDTHTFRSLAEFQKKSSRPRSMSNDMPFDAFEIGLGRHPPSSSPSNSSYNNGGENTSMNSKFGVSRNDASRDALGDYSPAFSDEEIDANSDAAASVAALRKAIEEAQMKIKIAKELMERKKEGLQNRAKTSFNNGWKAQKSGVKTAERSKRSNELGDQEMHEKEDTPKQVITGLPEHNVTKASQLPQSFEDEKKSSFANNVVRKTHSMESKSTRTDSRLEEAEDWESTEEFFEAADYEEHREMPSEYEEAGNAEKMVSYDHENKWREKMTAEEKIKTPECGEEAFKEHKVERELNSVVGAFQWNLYANFVKPAGELHNQEENEEKMRISNNHEEAEQTSIVSDDWEDCETKLEKLHHPYKKAEFPIREFEENGEMKELKDAQDSVETEKKQREALDHKEMENRSDEVPITDDEYDGSLDDIYEKEANVEGQQEDWDRVECGMKQGGWNLKENEEKQNDLHRGEISGEDGGIEGSAKLEELKEDEEILKRSDQMNEIEKRGEKMCEGIETERIRSESHQGGEDRKAMEVTEQSLRYEGGNLETAKDEQEKKNLGESDNAWGRTTNFAAGDLKTQVLTAEENGRLMEVTEFSPLLQGTEQESKAVKDANSPEEQDCEIACLAQGFIGLDRIKKQTADVTEDLLIGENGVYFGENDVNFENKQNHHVTEYKSMPNQEKCVEDVTIELDDNGDVDICEPEVHAINEESEKSSISSHNERWSSDETESLCDPECCIEEAACEFGENNNDINESEVTANHENSFESSHDDRWVDNGINTKASQQPCIFKGQGEITEKSVEEELSQSTSKKEENCCKNLAMEEKECEDDLRKEVEVEKKHLKKKEKMKEGEVEREKERIAVERAIREARERAFAEARERAAIERAAAEAHQRSKAEVRERLEKAPSEANNKSAAEKASSEAKLKAERAAVERATAEARQRALEKALSEKAAFEARNQAEKSTAERLSSISKANGMNSRDKQYNDPGPSSSSRYPGSSNHGESANGGNGESAAQRSKATLERHQRTAERAAKALAEKNMRDLLAQKEQAERNRLAETLDADVKRWSSGKERNLRALLSTLQYILCPDSGWQSIPLTELVSSTAVKKAYRKATLFVHPDKLQQRGASIQQKYICEKVFDLLKDAWNKLSAEER